One genomic region from Nocardia vinacea encodes:
- a CDS encoding ABC transporter ATP-binding protein, protein MTSALTSTAILAAAGGSGRHRASSAIELRDLHKSFRLPGGGEVHAVDGLDLVVAPGEIIAFLGPNGAGKTTTIDMLLGLATPDSGSVRVFGGPPAEALAAGRISAVMQSGGLLPDLTVAETVQLVATLHAHPRSVDAVLARAGIADIGGRLVGKCSGGQKQRLRFALALLPNPDLIVLDEPTTGMDVEGRREFWNAMREDSDRGRTVLFATHYLDEADAYADRIVLVRAGRVVADGSAAEIKNLAAGRAVSATLPGADPARLLAVPGIDDVELRGDRIIVHTKDSDAIARYLLTETTAVDLEITSHNLESAFLALTTGDN, encoded by the coding sequence ATGACATCGGCACTGACATCCACGGCCATCTTGGCCGCGGCGGGCGGCTCGGGCAGGCACCGGGCGTCGTCCGCGATCGAACTGCGCGACCTGCACAAGAGCTTCCGACTCCCGGGCGGTGGCGAGGTGCATGCCGTCGACGGACTCGACCTGGTGGTCGCGCCGGGGGAGATCATCGCCTTCCTCGGCCCCAATGGCGCGGGTAAGACCACCACCATCGATATGCTGCTCGGGCTGGCAACGCCGGACTCCGGCAGTGTCCGGGTTTTCGGCGGCCCACCAGCGGAAGCGCTTGCGGCAGGCCGTATTTCGGCGGTCATGCAGTCCGGCGGCCTACTACCTGATCTGACTGTCGCCGAGACCGTGCAACTGGTGGCCACCCTGCACGCGCATCCGCGTTCGGTCGATGCGGTGCTCGCGCGCGCCGGTATCGCCGATATCGGCGGTCGGCTGGTCGGCAAATGCTCGGGCGGCCAGAAGCAGCGGCTGCGCTTCGCACTCGCGCTGCTGCCGAATCCGGACCTCATCGTGCTCGACGAGCCGACCACCGGCATGGATGTCGAAGGACGTCGGGAATTCTGGAATGCGATGCGCGAGGATTCCGATCGCGGCCGCACCGTCCTGTTCGCCACCCATTACCTCGACGAGGCCGACGCATACGCGGATCGGATCGTGCTGGTGCGTGCGGGTCGCGTCGTCGCCGACGGCAGTGCCGCCGAGATCAAGAACCTGGCCGCGGGACGCGCCGTCAGTGCGACACTGCCCGGTGCCGATCCTGCCCGCCTGCTCGCGGTCCCGGGCATCGATGATGTCGAGCTGCGCGGTGACCGAATCATCGTGCACACCAAGGATTCCGACGCCATCGCCCGCTATCTGCTCACCGAGACCACCGCAGTCGATCTCGAAATCACCTCGCACAATCTCGAATCCGCATTCCTGGCGCTCACCACCGGAGACAATTGA
- a CDS encoding ABC transporter permease: MTTLAPQPVSTRISLGGFSLGFLRLELRRMLRNRRTMIFTLVMPPLFFVIFGLQSDYRTESFGSGNVTGYVMVSMAVYGAMLATTSGGAMVAIERAQGWSRQLRLTPLRPVAYIATKVAVAMVLGLVSVTAVFVIGGIFGAHLTVTAWVSCFLLAWICSLVFAAFGLFVGYLLPSENVMQLLGPALAGLSFAGGLFMPLHGWFETVSKIFPTNGVATLARMPFGDTSTASIALAILNVVVWATIFVGGAAILFRRDTAR; this comes from the coding sequence ATGACCACCCTTGCCCCACAGCCTGTTTCGACGCGCATCTCACTCGGCGGCTTCAGCCTCGGCTTCTTGCGCCTGGAACTGCGCCGCATGCTGCGCAATCGGCGCACCATGATCTTCACGCTGGTCATGCCGCCGCTGTTCTTCGTCATCTTCGGCCTGCAATCCGATTACCGGACAGAGTCATTCGGATCGGGCAATGTGACCGGCTATGTAATGGTGTCGATGGCGGTGTACGGCGCGATGCTGGCCACCACCAGCGGCGGCGCCATGGTCGCGATCGAACGCGCGCAGGGCTGGAGCCGCCAATTGCGGCTCACCCCATTGCGTCCCGTCGCCTACATCGCCACCAAGGTCGCCGTCGCGATGGTGCTCGGGCTGGTCTCGGTTACTGCGGTCTTCGTCATCGGGGGAATCTTCGGCGCCCACCTGACGGTCACCGCCTGGGTGAGCTGCTTCCTGCTCGCGTGGATCTGCTCGCTGGTCTTCGCCGCCTTCGGCCTGTTCGTCGGCTACCTGCTGCCCTCGGAGAATGTCATGCAACTGCTCGGTCCAGCCCTCGCGGGCCTGTCCTTCGCGGGCGGCCTGTTCATGCCGCTGCACGGCTGGTTCGAGACGGTCTCCAAGATCTTCCCGACAAACGGCGTCGCCACCTTGGCCCGCATGCCCTTCGGCGACACCAGCACAGCATCGATCGCGCTGGCCATCCTCAATGTCGTCGTCTGGGCCACGATCTTCGTCGGCGGCGCGGCCATTCTGTTCCGCCGTGACACCGCGCGTTGA